In a genomic window of Taylorella equigenitalis ATCC 35865:
- the tatB gene encoding Sec-independent protein translocase protein TatB, whose translation MFGLSFSEFFVIGIVALIVFGPEKLPKVARSIGHITGRVNRYVSDFKKDMEHELEVEELRSIKSSLSDAASSFKYQATQLKEDITSSIHEPLNKEEIPDLPDVEISQNKNNES comes from the coding sequence ATGTTTGGGTTAAGTTTTAGTGAGTTTTTCGTTATTGGGATTGTTGCACTTATTGTGTTCGGTCCCGAAAAACTTCCTAAAGTCGCTAGAAGCATTGGTCATATTACTGGCCGTGTAAATAGGTATGTTAGTGATTTTAAAAAAGACATGGAACACGAACTTGAAGTTGAGGAACTTCGTTCTATAAAATCATCTCTATCAGATGCTGCTAGTAGTTTTAAATATCAAGCCACACAACTAAAAGAAGACATAACTTCAAGTATCCATGAACCTCTAAATAAAGAGGAAATCCCCGATCTGCCTGATG
- the tatA gene encoding Sec-independent protein translocase subunit TatA has protein sequence MGGFSIWHWLIVLLIVVLVFGTKRLRNAGEDLGGAVKGFKKGMRESESDYANDEKPTPAVIPSPPGVPSGGMDPNVSIPKPAVEDHVSNNQPKNP, from the coding sequence ATGGGTGGATTTAGCATTTGGCATTGGTTAATTGTTTTACTTATTGTTGTTTTAGTTTTTGGAACAAAAAGACTCAGAAATGCTGGCGAAGACCTTGGTGGTGCAGTTAAGGGGTTCAAAAAAGGTATGAGGGAGTCAGAATCTGACTACGCTAACGATGAAAAGCCAACTCCAGCTGTTATTCCTTCTCCTCCAGGCGTTCCATCTGGTGGAATGGATCCTAATGTTTCTATACCAAAACCAGCGGTAGAGGATCATGTGTCTAATAATCAACCTAAAAATCCTTAA